From Anaerococcus urinomassiliensis:
TAGTGGGACAATCTCTATAAATGGAGTAAGTATTCCAAACATGACTCCTAAAAAAGCCATAGATGCAGGAATTGGTATGGTTCACCAGCACTTTATGCTAATAGAACCCCTAAGTGTTACAGAAAACATTATCTTAGGTCATGAAGACGACGATGGACTATTTCTGGATAGAAAAAAAGCCAAGGAGAGAATCCAAAAACTTTCTGATGATTATGGTCTAAAAATAAATCCAGATGCCAAAATTGAAGACATATCTGTGGGCCAACAACAAAGAGTAGAAATATTGAAGGCCCTATATAGGGGAGCTGATATACTAATATTTGATGAGCCTACAGCTGTATTAACTCCACAGGAAATTAACGAATTTATAGAAATTATTAATAAATTAACTGAGCTTGGAAAATCTATTATTATCATAACTCATAAACTAGCTGAGATAAAGGCTATGGCTGATTATTGTACAATAATAAGACGTGGTAAATATATAGACAAGCTAAAGGTTGCCGATATTGATGAAAATATTTTGGCTGAAAAGATGGTAGGCAGAAATGTAAGCTTCAAAGTAGACAAGGCAATTCAAGAGCCAGGTGGAGTTGTTCTTAAGGTTGAAGACTTATGGGCCAAGGATAAGAGAGGCATAGATATACTTAAGGGTCTTGATCTAGAGATTAGAGCAGGAGAAATCCTAGGTATAGCTGGCGTTGACGGTAACGGACAAAGTGAGCTTATTGACTGTTTGACTGGAATGGCAAAATCAAACCGTGGAAGCATAACTTTAAATGGAGTTGATGTTACAAACAAAGATCCTAGGACTATTATAGATTCTGGCATGAACTCAATCCCAGAAGATAGACAAAAAAGAGGCCTTATTTTGGAATATCCTATAAAGGATAATATGATTTTGGAAAATGTTAGAAAGGAACCGTTCTCAACAAAGGGCAAGCTTAATTTCAAAAATATAGACAATAATGCCAAAGACTTGGTAGAGAAATTTGATGTTAGACCGAATAACATCAATGAAAAAGTTATGAGTTTATCTGGTGGTAACCAACAAAAGGTAATAATAGCAAGAGAGATTGCAAACAACCCAGATGTACTAATAGCATCTCAACCAACACGTGGACTTGACGTTGGAGCAATAGAATTTATTCACAAATATCTTGTGGATTTGAGAAATAATAACAAGGCAGTATTGCTCATTAGTTTTGAGCTAGACGAAGTAATGGACTTATCAGATAGGATTTTGGTAATTTATGATGGTAAAATCGTCGGAGAAAAAATCCCTAGTGAGACTGATGAGTTTGAAATAGGAAGATTAATGGCAGGTGGACAATGACAGATACACAAATAAAATCAAATAGAAAACTTGCCTTAAGCAATTCGAAATTTCTATTTACACTAGTTTCCATATTTATGGGACTTTTGCTAGGGGCAATAGTAATAGGCATATCCGGTTATAACCCACTTGAGGCCTATGGCGCTCTTGTTTCTGGTGTTATAAAGACACCTAGAAATATAGGCTGGGCGGTAGTATATTCTACTCCAATTATCCTAACAGGTCTTGGTGTAAGCTTTGCCTTTAAGACAGGTCTTTTCAATATGGGGGCTGAAGGTCAATATATTGTAGGAACAATTGTAGGATTTATGGTTGCTTACGCTTTGCCACTTCCTCCAATCATCCACCCAATAGTAGCTATTATTTTAGCAATGGCTGCAGGTGCCTTATATGGGGCTATAGCTGGCTTTATAAAGGCGAAATTTGGCATCCATGAAGTAATTTCGACAATAATGTTAAACTGGATAGCATTTTATTTCCAAAACTTTATAGCCTACAAATACCAAAAACCAAATGCCTTTTCTACATTTGATATCTTAGATAGTGCAAAGGTTACATTGTTTAAGGATTCATACAAAAACTTTGGACCATTTTTCAGCAAATTTTTCAAGGCACCAGTGCATCTTGGGATAATACTTGGTATCCTTGCAGTAATTGCTGTGTGGTATATATTAAACAAGACTGTATTAGGTTATGAACTTAAAGCTGTTGGTCTAAATAGGGAAGCAAGTGAATATGGTGGAATAAACTCAGGTAATAAAATTATCCAATCTATGGCTATATCTGGAGCAATATGTGCTCTTGCTGGTGTCTGCCAAGTAATAGGATACACATACTGCCTATCAGTTTTATCTGCTATGGATAACTACGGTTTTGATGGGCTTGCTGTAGCGCTTCTAGCAAGCAACAATCCAATTGCTGTAATATTCTCAGGCCTATTTTTTGGATCTTTGAAATATGCAGGTAGCAACTTGCAAAGGGTTCTTGGAGTTCCAACAGAATTAATCAATATTATCATAGGTACTATTATCCTATTTACAGCTGTTCCACTTATCTTTAGAATTATAAAAGCTAGAAGAAAAATGAAAAAAGCAGAAAAAAATGCTAAGCGTGAAAGTGACAAATTTGTTTATGAAAAAACAAATAAAGAGAGTCAAATAGAAGAAAAAATTCTAGTTAAAGAAGATGAGACAGATAAAATTGATATAAAAGATCCTAATGAGGATTTTGATAACAAGGAAAGTAATAATAATCCAAATATTATAAATGAAACTGGCGAAGAGATTAAGGTCAGAAAAGTAGAAAGTAAGGAGGAGTAGATGAATTTAGTAATGTTAGCACTCATATTGGGAAATACATTTTCAAACGCTGCTCCTGTGCTTTTGACAGGCCTTGGTGGCATGATGAGTGAAAAATCTGGTGTTGTAAACATCGGTCTTGAAGGAATGATGACAATAGGAGCCCTTGTCGGGGCAACTGTCGGCTATAACGTGGGTAATCCATGGATTGCCTTTATAGCAGGTGGCCTTGCTGGAGCTTTGTTTGGTCTAATTCATGCTATTATTTCAGTTAGTTTTGCAGGAGACCAAACTATATCAGGTATAGCTATCAATACCCTAGGACCTGGTTTGGCCCTATTTTTGGCAAGGTTATTTTTTGATGGTGCTACACAAACACCTTCAATCCCACTAGAAAATAAGATTCCTAGATTGTTTAGATCTGTAAGTAGCAATCAAATTTTCTTAAATATTTTCGGACAATATGCAACTGTTTATATAGCTATCATCATGGTTGTGGTTCTATACCTATTTTTGTACAAAACAAAATGGGGGATTAGACTAATAGCTGTTGGTGAACACCCAAAGGCAGCAGAAACTTTAAATATTCCTGTAAAGAAAACTAGATATTTAGCAGTAATATTTTCTGGATTTATGGCAGGCTTGGGTGGTGCAAGTATGTCACTTGCAGTAGTAAGTTCTTTCTCACCAACTCTAATCGCAGGTCAAGGTTATATTGCCCTTGTAACAGTTATATTTGGTAACTGGAAGCCACAAGGTGTCCTAGTTGGTTCACTATTTTTTGGTCTAGCAGAATCAATAGCAACATATCTTGGTGGATCAAACCTAAGCGTTCCAATAGAATTTATTTCTATGATTCCATATATTGCAACATTATTGATACTAATTATCTTCCAAAGGAAGTCAAAAGCTCCAAAAGCTTCTGGTAAACCATATCTAAATCTTGATAATATTTAGAATTTAAAAATATAAACTCTGCAAAGGGTTTATATTTTTTTATTAATGATGTATATTATAATATATATACCTTTATTGAGGAGAATCAATGTTTTGTTCTAAGTGTGGGGCAAAGGTTGATGACAATGCTAGATTTTGTCCTGTTTGTGGCAACAAACTTGATAAAAATCCTATAGATAATCCTATAGAAAAAGAGATTGAAACAAGTAAAGAAGACAATCTAATAGGCAGATCAACCTACGAATCCCTGAATACTAATGAAAATTTAATAAAAAATCAAGAAAACAGTAATAAAGATAGTAGTGAAGTTAAATCTAACAAGTTTAAGGAAATTTTTTCTGCCTTTAAAATCAAAAACAAGGACACAGAGGAAAAAGCTGTTCAAGATGGGAAAGTTCCTAAAGAAGCTTCTATAGATTCTGAATCTGATCAATCAGAATTTAGAAATAATAGTCCAGAAGAATCCTTGGAGCAAAGAGTGGAATTTGAAGAAGAAATCCCTCCAGCTTACTATGGGTACAATCCAACTGATGATAGGAAAAGCAAGGATAAGAGGAGAAAGAATACAGGAGAAGTAAATAGCTCGGATTCCAGAGAAGTCCTTAGCCATAGAAGCTTTGAAAGCTCTAAAGATCCCGTCTATTCAGATAAGGAAAACTTAGCAAGTACTCATAATATTGATGAAAATTCTAGTCTAGAAAATTCGCCTGAAATTGACGACATACCTAGTGAATATGTAGAAGCTAGGATTGCTAATCTCCTAAAGAAGAGCTCTGAAGACTCTGATAAGAAAGCGGCTAGATCTGGGAACCTTGCAGCTTTGATTAGAAGTCATCAAAGTCCTAACGATGCTTATCAAAAGACTTATTCTCAAAATAATACTTATCAAGAGACTCATAGTCAAAACAACATTCAAAGTATTCCAGAAACTCAACAAACTTATGAGTCAAGCGTAAACCAAAGCCAAGAAGTAAAAAGCGAGAATAAAGACAATGAAGAAAAGCAAGGATTTAAATTCAAGCCAATTTATCTATTGCCAATCTTACTATTAGCTCTTGCTATTGTTATTGGATATTT
This genomic window contains:
- a CDS encoding ABC transporter ATP-binding protein, with product MDKQYKDNPVVSMRNITKRFGDNEVLTDINFDLHKSEVHALLGENGAGKTTLMNILYGMFPPTSGTISINGVSIPNMTPKKAIDAGIGMVHQHFMLIEPLSVTENIILGHEDDDGLFLDRKKAKERIQKLSDDYGLKINPDAKIEDISVGQQQRVEILKALYRGADILIFDEPTAVLTPQEINEFIEIINKLTELGKSIIIITHKLAEIKAMADYCTIIRRGKYIDKLKVADIDENILAEKMVGRNVSFKVDKAIQEPGGVVLKVEDLWAKDKRGIDILKGLDLEIRAGEILGIAGVDGNGQSELIDCLTGMAKSNRGSITLNGVDVTNKDPRTIIDSGMNSIPEDRQKRGLILEYPIKDNMILENVRKEPFSTKGKLNFKNIDNNAKDLVEKFDVRPNNINEKVMSLSGGNQQKVIIAREIANNPDVLIASQPTRGLDVGAIEFIHKYLVDLRNNNKAVLLISFELDEVMDLSDRILVIYDGKIVGEKIPSETDEFEIGRLMAGGQ
- a CDS encoding ABC transporter permease — protein: MNLVMLALILGNTFSNAAPVLLTGLGGMMSEKSGVVNIGLEGMMTIGALVGATVGYNVGNPWIAFIAGGLAGALFGLIHAIISVSFAGDQTISGIAINTLGPGLALFLARLFFDGATQTPSIPLENKIPRLFRSVSSNQIFLNIFGQYATVYIAIIMVVVLYLFLYKTKWGIRLIAVGEHPKAAETLNIPVKKTRYLAVIFSGFMAGLGGASMSLAVVSSFSPTLIAGQGYIALVTVIFGNWKPQGVLVGSLFFGLAESIATYLGGSNLSVPIEFISMIPYIATLLILIIFQRKSKAPKASGKPYLNLDNI